One genomic window of Arachis stenosperma cultivar V10309 chromosome 10, arast.V10309.gnm1.PFL2, whole genome shotgun sequence includes the following:
- the LOC130956584 gene encoding uncharacterized protein LOC130956584, giving the protein MPREQVEEFRNFVNSNRLMDINLKGEKFTWFSNPRNGFVTRERLDRVLVNWEWRRLYQNATLTSLPVIGSDHCPLVLKLEPKEKFERHFKYEAYWEDYEDCEKIIKQGWEKNENKRNKWEKLQEKFKSYKKELEQWSKRTFTRADKKSTNLRKKSQNYRIRTFRTAVGKDQGSEG; this is encoded by the coding sequence ATGCCAAGAGAGCAGGTGGAAGAATTTAGGAATTTTGTGAACAGCAACAGATTGATGGACATCAATCTTAAGGGAGAAAAATTCACATGGTTTAGCAATCCTAGAAATGGCTTTGTTACAAGAGAAAGGCTAGACAGGGTCCTTGTCAACTGGGAGTGGAGGAGATTATATCAGAATGCAACCCTCACATCCCTCCCAGTGATAGGATCTGATCATTGTCCTCTAGTTTTAAAGCTGGAACCAAAAGAAAAATTCGAACGACACTTCAAGTATGAAGCATATTGGGAAGATTACGAAGATTGTGAGAAGATCATCAAGCAAGGATGggaaaagaatgaaaataaaaggaataaaTGGGAAAAACTACAAGAAAAATTCAAGAGTTACAAGAAGGAATTGGAGCAATGGAGCAAAAGAACTTTCACCAGAGCTGACAAGAAATCAACCAACTTAAGGAAGAAATCACAAAACTATAGAATCAGGACTTTCAGAACAGCAGTAGGAAAGGATCAAGGATCTGAAGGTTGA